One Lytechinus variegatus isolate NC3 chromosome 14, Lvar_3.0, whole genome shotgun sequence genomic region harbors:
- the LOC121427212 gene encoding rap1 GTPase-activating protein 1-like isoform X1 — translation MLRRLSVSIRRDRCRSGYGGDNLTPIRRKRTLSLPESSLRYRRREMEGQLYCEEHTPKEKPPVNGGVAVKKNDAELDFFEFLEKIQSDRLDEQRCSLPVVLQPSFSSPSPKPKVKAKKSNTDKIKELLKKEGPYPSIVQPTDRGYWLDGSITLNADDTRSEKDVDTSLDEEACSMVTSSSLNGSLSAVGDISPSPSCSSIPFPLQLEFDDSNQMYRKYFLGKEHFNYFAQDEDLGPLVLSVKHETIGTEDALRVVLRSKAGTIHDLLAVSTLGDSPIPARIAKTLCDSITTERYQPVLFPKGSELIVSYDEHSFVNKFKFGVVYQCFGQSTEEEMFGNRNSSPALDEFLEMLGDKVELKNFSGFRGGLDVNHGQTGTHSIYCKYHNNEIMFHVSTMLPYTEGDAQQLQRKRHIGNDIVAIIFQEENTPFIPDMIASNFLHAYIVVQAIQANSEETKYKVTITARNNVPPFGPILPAPSIYKKGSELKEFLLCKLLNAEHSCYKAQKFASIQARTRSALLDHLYHDLMSKNEDIFCAVAGDDIISPLQSSQGKGDYSPGGNSRLLKSFKNAFRGRTTSLESTGSSGTLPKNVNGNTLFVGTEGLSRPPVDQADSTSPATKQRSNSRSSQRSVQSFGSADKKEPKKKRDSVLSRSSHSSESINGSQESHKSSSNSLNSSPDINASSQQQRIYTRVSPSNSLDSFNSDEDAQLHHESHDHHDDSDTGMGSMSSSNKPSPMNPCICPEGKCSAAADIEANLGQQLEAMRQEIMRLSTEKKELLQQNVTWQQDLKKLKERELKHMAELTVANKELHRIKDHHRKVEDRLQKSLSTDASNC, via the exons GAGGAGAGAGATGGAGGGGCAGTTATACTGCGAGGAACACACACCAAAAGAAAAACCTCCGGTAAATGGAGGTGTCGCTGTAAAG aaaaacgATGCAGAATTAGATTTCTTTGAGTTCCTCGAAAAGATACAG AGTGATAGATTAGATGAGCAAAGATGTTCATTACCAGTCGTACTCCAGCCTTCTTTCAGCTCACCCTCACCAAAACCAAAGGttaaagcaaaaaaatcaaatacagaTAAGATCAAAGAG TTATTAAAGAAAGAGGGACCCTACCCGTCCATAGTCCAACCGACTGATCGAGGCTACTGGCTCGATGGATCAATCACCCTCAATGCAGATGACACCAGGTCAGAGAAAGATGTCGATACTAGCCTCGACGAAGAAGCCTGCAGTATGGTCACGTCGTCATCGCTCAACGGAAGTTTGTCGGCGGTTGGGGATATCTCGCCATCACCGTCATGCTCATCAATTCCATTCCCTCTTCAGTTGGAGTTTGATGATAGTAATCAGATGTATAGAAAATACTTCCTTGGAAAG GAGCATTTTAACTACTTTGCCCAAGATGAGGACCTAGGTCCATTAGTGTTATCAGTGAAGCATGAAACGATAGGCACTGAGGATGCATTGAGAGTGGTACTCAGGTCTAAAGCCGGTACTATCCATGATCTTCTTGCTGTCTCAACGCTTGGAGACTCACCGATACCAGCAAGAATCGCAAAG ACGCTGTGTGACAGTATTACAACAGAAAGATATCAACCAGTACTTTTTCCAAAG GGTTCCGAGCTTATTGTAAGCTACGATGAACACTCCTTCGTCAACAAGTTTAAGTTTGGTGTGGTCTACCAGTGCTTCGGCCAATCAACGGAGGAGGAGATGTTTGGTAATAGGAACTCAAGCCCCGCACTTGATGAGTTCCTAGAGATGCTAGGAGATAAGGTGGAGCTCAAAAATTTCTCAGG TTTTCGAGGAGGTCTAGATGTAAATCACGGCCAAACCGGCACTCATTCCATTTATTGCAAGTACCACAATAATGAAATCATGTTCCATGTTTCAACCATGCTTCCCTATACAGAAGGAGATGCACAACAG CTCCAAAGGAAGAGACACATTGGTAACGACATTGTAGCGATCATCTTCCAGGAGGAGAATACGCCATTCATTCCTGATATGATTGCATCAAACTTCCTTCATGCATACATCGTTGTACAAGCCATCCAGGCTAACTCAGAAGAAACCAAATATAAG GTAACGATAACAGCAAGGAACAATGTTCCACCCTTTGGTCCAATCTTGCCAGCTCCATCAATCTACAAGAAAGGTTCTGAACTGAAGGAGTTCTTACTCTGTAAGCTCCTCAATGCTGAACACTCATGTTACAAAGCTCAGAAGTTTGCCAGTATCCAAGCCAGAACAAGAAGTGCTTTACTAGATCATCTCTACCATGATCTGATGTCAAAGAATGAAGACATCTTTTGTGCTGTAGCAG gagatgACATCATCTCACCTCTCCAGTCCAGTCAGGGTAAGGGAGACTATTCACCAGGAGGTAACAGCAGACTACTCAAGAGCTTCAAGAACGCCTTTAGAGGGCGCACTACATCTCTGGAGAGCACAGGGTCATCAGGGACGCTACCCAAGAATGTCAATGGAAATACATTGTTTGTCGGAACAGAGGGGTTGTCAAGGCCGCCTGTGGATCAAGCTGATAGCACAAGCCCAGCT ACGAAGCAGAGATCAAACAGCAGGTCATCACAAAGATCAGTCCAAAGCTTTGGAAGCGCAGACAAGAAAGaaccaaagaaaaaaag GGACAGTGTCCTCAGCCGATCCTCCCATTCATCAGAGAGTATTAACGGTAGCCAAGAGTCTCATAAGTCTTCCTCTAACTCACTCAACAGTTCACCTGATATCAATGCTAGCTCACAACAGCAAAG GATATACACCAGAGTATCACCTAGTAATTCATTGGATAGCTTCAATAGTGATGAAGATGCCCAGCTACACCACGAGTCACATGATCACCATGACGATTCTGATACAGGAATG gGGAGTATGTCATCAAGCAACAAGCCCAGTCCAATGAATCCATGTATTTGTCCTGAAGGAAAATGCTCAGCTGCAGCAGATATTGAAG CAAACCTAGGTCAGCAGCTGGAAGCTATGAGGCAAGAGATCATGAGATTGTCAACAGAAAAGAAAGAACTCTTACAACAAAATGTG aCTTGGCAACAAGATCTAAAGAAGCTAAAGGAACGAGAACTGAAGCACATGGCTGAGCTTACGGTGGCAAACAAAGAGCTTCATAGAATTAAAGATCACCATCGTAAGGTGGAAGACAGACTTCAGAAGTCACTCTCAACAGATGCATCCAACTGCTGA
- the LOC121427212 gene encoding rap1 GTPase-activating protein 1-like isoform X2, producing MPPVIAAIPGRRFSLRRRRREMEGQLYCEEHTPKEKPPVNGGVAVKKNDAELDFFEFLEKIQSDRLDEQRCSLPVVLQPSFSSPSPKPKVKAKKSNTDKIKELLKKEGPYPSIVQPTDRGYWLDGSITLNADDTRSEKDVDTSLDEEACSMVTSSSLNGSLSAVGDISPSPSCSSIPFPLQLEFDDSNQMYRKYFLGKEHFNYFAQDEDLGPLVLSVKHETIGTEDALRVVLRSKAGTIHDLLAVSTLGDSPIPARIAKTLCDSITTERYQPVLFPKGSELIVSYDEHSFVNKFKFGVVYQCFGQSTEEEMFGNRNSSPALDEFLEMLGDKVELKNFSGFRGGLDVNHGQTGTHSIYCKYHNNEIMFHVSTMLPYTEGDAQQLQRKRHIGNDIVAIIFQEENTPFIPDMIASNFLHAYIVVQAIQANSEETKYKVTITARNNVPPFGPILPAPSIYKKGSELKEFLLCKLLNAEHSCYKAQKFASIQARTRSALLDHLYHDLMSKNEDIFCAVAGDDIISPLQSSQGKGDYSPGGNSRLLKSFKNAFRGRTTSLESTGSSGTLPKNVNGNTLFVGTEGLSRPPVDQADSTSPATKQRSNSRSSQRSVQSFGSADKKEPKKKRDSVLSRSSHSSESINGSQESHKSSSNSLNSSPDINASSQQQRIYTRVSPSNSLDSFNSDEDAQLHHESHDHHDDSDTGMGSMSSSNKPSPMNPCICPEGKCSAAADIEANLGQQLEAMRQEIMRLSTEKKELLQQNVTWQQDLKKLKERELKHMAELTVANKELHRIKDHHRKVEDRLQKSLSTDASNC from the exons ATGCCGCCTGTAATTGCCGCTATTCCTGGACGCAGATTCTCATTGCGTCGAAG GAGGAGAGAGATGGAGGGGCAGTTATACTGCGAGGAACACACACCAAAAGAAAAACCTCCGGTAAATGGAGGTGTCGCTGTAAAG aaaaacgATGCAGAATTAGATTTCTTTGAGTTCCTCGAAAAGATACAG AGTGATAGATTAGATGAGCAAAGATGTTCATTACCAGTCGTACTCCAGCCTTCTTTCAGCTCACCCTCACCAAAACCAAAGGttaaagcaaaaaaatcaaatacagaTAAGATCAAAGAG TTATTAAAGAAAGAGGGACCCTACCCGTCCATAGTCCAACCGACTGATCGAGGCTACTGGCTCGATGGATCAATCACCCTCAATGCAGATGACACCAGGTCAGAGAAAGATGTCGATACTAGCCTCGACGAAGAAGCCTGCAGTATGGTCACGTCGTCATCGCTCAACGGAAGTTTGTCGGCGGTTGGGGATATCTCGCCATCACCGTCATGCTCATCAATTCCATTCCCTCTTCAGTTGGAGTTTGATGATAGTAATCAGATGTATAGAAAATACTTCCTTGGAAAG GAGCATTTTAACTACTTTGCCCAAGATGAGGACCTAGGTCCATTAGTGTTATCAGTGAAGCATGAAACGATAGGCACTGAGGATGCATTGAGAGTGGTACTCAGGTCTAAAGCCGGTACTATCCATGATCTTCTTGCTGTCTCAACGCTTGGAGACTCACCGATACCAGCAAGAATCGCAAAG ACGCTGTGTGACAGTATTACAACAGAAAGATATCAACCAGTACTTTTTCCAAAG GGTTCCGAGCTTATTGTAAGCTACGATGAACACTCCTTCGTCAACAAGTTTAAGTTTGGTGTGGTCTACCAGTGCTTCGGCCAATCAACGGAGGAGGAGATGTTTGGTAATAGGAACTCAAGCCCCGCACTTGATGAGTTCCTAGAGATGCTAGGAGATAAGGTGGAGCTCAAAAATTTCTCAGG TTTTCGAGGAGGTCTAGATGTAAATCACGGCCAAACCGGCACTCATTCCATTTATTGCAAGTACCACAATAATGAAATCATGTTCCATGTTTCAACCATGCTTCCCTATACAGAAGGAGATGCACAACAG CTCCAAAGGAAGAGACACATTGGTAACGACATTGTAGCGATCATCTTCCAGGAGGAGAATACGCCATTCATTCCTGATATGATTGCATCAAACTTCCTTCATGCATACATCGTTGTACAAGCCATCCAGGCTAACTCAGAAGAAACCAAATATAAG GTAACGATAACAGCAAGGAACAATGTTCCACCCTTTGGTCCAATCTTGCCAGCTCCATCAATCTACAAGAAAGGTTCTGAACTGAAGGAGTTCTTACTCTGTAAGCTCCTCAATGCTGAACACTCATGTTACAAAGCTCAGAAGTTTGCCAGTATCCAAGCCAGAACAAGAAGTGCTTTACTAGATCATCTCTACCATGATCTGATGTCAAAGAATGAAGACATCTTTTGTGCTGTAGCAG gagatgACATCATCTCACCTCTCCAGTCCAGTCAGGGTAAGGGAGACTATTCACCAGGAGGTAACAGCAGACTACTCAAGAGCTTCAAGAACGCCTTTAGAGGGCGCACTACATCTCTGGAGAGCACAGGGTCATCAGGGACGCTACCCAAGAATGTCAATGGAAATACATTGTTTGTCGGAACAGAGGGGTTGTCAAGGCCGCCTGTGGATCAAGCTGATAGCACAAGCCCAGCT ACGAAGCAGAGATCAAACAGCAGGTCATCACAAAGATCAGTCCAAAGCTTTGGAAGCGCAGACAAGAAAGaaccaaagaaaaaaag GGACAGTGTCCTCAGCCGATCCTCCCATTCATCAGAGAGTATTAACGGTAGCCAAGAGTCTCATAAGTCTTCCTCTAACTCACTCAACAGTTCACCTGATATCAATGCTAGCTCACAACAGCAAAG GATATACACCAGAGTATCACCTAGTAATTCATTGGATAGCTTCAATAGTGATGAAGATGCCCAGCTACACCACGAGTCACATGATCACCATGACGATTCTGATACAGGAATG gGGAGTATGTCATCAAGCAACAAGCCCAGTCCAATGAATCCATGTATTTGTCCTGAAGGAAAATGCTCAGCTGCAGCAGATATTGAAG CAAACCTAGGTCAGCAGCTGGAAGCTATGAGGCAAGAGATCATGAGATTGTCAACAGAAAAGAAAGAACTCTTACAACAAAATGTG aCTTGGCAACAAGATCTAAAGAAGCTAAAGGAACGAGAACTGAAGCACATGGCTGAGCTTACGGTGGCAAACAAAGAGCTTCATAGAATTAAAGATCACCATCGTAAGGTGGAAGACAGACTTCAGAAGTCACTCTCAACAGATGCATCCAACTGCTGA